The DNA region CCGGCGGCGGCCGCCGCGCCCCGCGCGGGCGGCCGCCTGCCTCCGGCTCCCGGCTCCGGGCCGCTACCCTTGGTTGGGCGTGATGCGCGCCTTGAAGGTCTGCTGCCCGTCCTTCATCTCGAGGATGATGACCGGCTTGACGGGGTTGTGGTTGGCGTCCATGGAGATGGTACCGGTCACGCCCTGGAATCCCTTGGTATCCGCCAGCGCCTGCCGGATCTTGGCGGGGTCGGCCGAGCCGGCGCGCTGGATGGCGTCCGCCAGGAGGTAGACCGCGTCATA from Bacillota bacterium includes:
- a CDS encoding ABC transporter substrate-binding protein, which gives rise to TYFTNHYSSQDPDPKVQAFVQAYKAKYNDSPDGFAALGYDAVYLLADAIQRAGSADPAKIRQALADTKGFQGVTGTISMDANHNPVKPVIILEMKDGQQTFKARITPNQG